The Flavobacterium sp. K5-23 genome segment TTTTAACCATAATAATTTTGGTCAAAATTTATTGTGTTTTTAATTAATACCCTTGGTATTAAGGCTTCTTTAATAGCGAATAAATAACAGTATCTATAAAACGACCATTAAAGCATTCATTTTGTTTAAAATAAGCTTCTTTAATAAAACCATTTTTTTGCAACACTTTCTCAGAGGCTAAATTATCAGGAGAAATAATTGCTTCAATTGAATGTAAATTCATCGTGTTAAAGCCATAGTTTACAACTTCATTTACAGCTTCAGTAACAATCCCTTTTCCATTATATTCCGGTAATAACATATAGCCAATTTCGGCACGGAAATGTTCCGGCTTTATCCTGTAGTGACCTATAATTCCAATAAGCCTTGTATCATTCTTGAGTGTAATTGCCCAATTGATGCCTTCATTGGCTTTAATTTTTTCATCGATGTTAGCAATATGTTCTAAAGCTTCTTCGATTGACTTCACTATTGGTCTGGGAATATATTTCATTGTTTCGATATTAGAACGTAATTCGAATATTTCGTTTACATCCTTTTTATCAACACGTCTTAATAGGAGTCGTTCCGTTTCAATATTTGGAAAAGGAGAGAAATTAAGGGATAACATATTTTATAATTAAAGAATATTTATACTGAATTTTGCTTCAAAGGATTCACTACTGTCTAATAGCTGTATTCCTTCTTTTTCAAATAGATCTCCTGAACTCTCTATCGTATTTGAATACCCAAACCATGGTTCGATACACAGGAATGGTGCATTTTCTAATGTCCATATGCCTAAGTTTGGAAAATCTTCGAAATTTACTCTGAGTATAGGACTATTGTTTTCTAATATAGTTACAGTTTTAGATTCTAATTTTTTAAAGACCAATGCATCGTCTTTGAATAGTTGGTACTTTAATGGAATCATTCTGTCCTTAAGGTTAATCTTTTTTATTTGGTTTGTGATTAATCCATTTTCCAAAAGATGGTACTCTAAAGTTTCCTCTTTTTCAAATTGAAGCGAATAATCGTCAAAAGTACCAGCTAATGAAAAAGCAGGATGTGCCCCAATAGAAAAAGGCATCTTTGAATTAGTGTTGTTTATGACCTTATATTGGATGCATAAACTACTTTGCTGTAATGTATATATGATTAGTAACTCAAATTCAAAAGGGTACTGTTTTAAAGTTATTTCATTTGATTTCAATGAAAATGTGGCGCTATTTTCTTTATGATCAACTCTTTCGAATAGCATATCCCTAGCAAATCCATGGCGGGATAAATGATATTCCGTTTCATTATAAGAATAAGTGTTATCTTTTAATGTTCCAACAATAGGGAATAATACAGGAGAATGTTTAGCCCAAAATTCAGGATTTCCATTCCAGATATATTCTTTACTATTTTTTTTAAAAGAAATTAATTCGGCGCCCTTATGGTTTATTACTGCTGAAAATTTTCCTTGTGTTAGTGTTGTGTTCAATATGAATATAAGTTATGTTTTTTTTTGATTTGTAAATATATTTCATTAAATTCACTAAGACAAATGCTAGAGGTAAACTAAAAAAAATATTATTATGATAGCAAATTTTCAAATTATAGAAAAAGAAAACATTTATGCTTTGAAATTTCCTTCTGAAGAGGTTTTAGAAGATACAGATGCTATTATACAAAGGCGGGTTGACTTAAATCGCGCACAAACTTTGGGTAATATTGAGCATATGAAAATTAAAATATACTTTGAAGATGATGAATCTAAAAAAGTCGTAGAAACTACTGTATGGGCTGTAACTGATAACAGTGTTGTCCTTAAAAAAGGAGTAGGAATACCTATAAATAGAATCATTAAATTGATCTAAATTTTTTAAAAAAAATCAACTTTCCAGTTGGTTTTTTTTTTGCCCTTTTTTAAAATAAGCTACTTAAGTTTATGAAATTATTAAAAATTAGCTAAATTCGTTGCCTATACATTAAAATCAGAAATTAAAGTATTTAGATTTTGGACTTATAAGTAAGCTCCTGAAACTTCTCTTAAATTAAAAAAACTAAATTTATGAAAATTAATTGTTTTAAAGGCCTATTTCAGATGGCTTTGTTATTAGGGATTTCGTCCCTTTCGGCACAACAAGTCCCTGTCACAGCAGCAAAGAATACCCCAATTTCAAATTATGATTACCATGATGCATTTGGACCTTTGTTTTACACTAAAAATGCAACAAGCACGCGTTCTGCAAGTGGACAACCCGGTGCGGAATATTGGCAAAATAGAGCTGACTATCAGATAACTGCAAAGTTGAATGAAAAGAACAATGAAATTATCGGTACTGATATTATTACTTACACTAATAATAGCCCTGATAAAATGTCTTTTTTATGGATGAATGTAGATCAAAATCTATTCAAAGAAGATTCACGTGGTAATGCTATTGTTCCTTTAACTGGAAGTCGTAATGGTGCGCAAGGACAAGTTTTTGACGGAGGTCATAAAATAAAATCGGTTAAGGTTGTTTCTATTTCTAATGGAAAAACTACTGAAGCTAATGCGAAGTTCATCATAACTGATACAAGAATGCAAGTTTTTCTTCCTCAAGAATTAAAAGCTAAAGGAGGTTCCGTTAAAATAAAAATTGATTTCTCATATATTTCTCCAGAAGAAGGTTCAGACAGAACAGGAGTTCTTGAAACTAAGAATGGAAAGATTTTTACAATTGCTCAATGGTATCCACGTATGTGTGTGTATGATGATGTGAGAGGTTGGAACACGAATCCTTATTTAGGTGCTTCTGAGTTTTATCTTGAATACGGAGATTTTGATGTAAATATTACAGCACCTTCTAATCATATAGTTGTCTGTTCAGGAGAGCTGTTGAATCCAACAGCAGTTTATTCAACTGTAGAACAAAATAGATTGGCACAAGCCAAACAAAGCGACAAAACGGTTTTCATACGTACAGCAGATGAAGTTGCTATTTCTTCTAAAAACGTATCAACTACAACAAAAACGTGGCATTATAATATTAAAAATGCGAGAGACGTTTCTTGGGCATCTTCGGCAGCATTTATTTTAGATGGTGCCAAAATTAATTTACCAAGCGGTAAAAAATCACTTGCATTATCAGTTTACCCTGTTGAAAGTGAAGGGAATGATGCTTGGGGACGTTCTACTGAATATACTAAAGCTTCTATCGAAAACTATTCTAAAAGATGGTTAGAATATCCTTATCCTTCAGCTACAAACGTGGCTGGAAATGAGGGAGGAATGGAATATCCTGGAATTGTTTTTTGCAGTTGGGAGTCTAAAGGAGCTGATTTATGGGGAGTTACAGACCACGAATTTGGACATATTTGGTTTCCAATGATTGTAGGTTCTAATGAGCGTTTATTTGCGTGGATGGATGAAGGTTTCAATACTTTTATTAATTCATTGAGTGGAGCTGATTTTAACAATGGAGAATTCAAAGAAGAAGCTGCTGATTTACATCAAAGAGCTGAAACTTATACAAGTCCTAATTTAGAGACTATTATGAGTTCACCTGATAATATGAAAGAAGGAAACATAGGTCTTTTGTGTTATTCAAAGCCCAGTTCAGGTTTAGTTATATTACGGGAACAAGTATTAGGACCAGAGCGTTTTGATTTGGCTTTCCGTACTTATATTGATCGTTGGGCTTATAAGCATCCTACTCCAGATGATTTCTTCAGAACTATGGAGAATGTTGCTGGTGAAGATTTAAGTTGGTTTTGGAGAGGTTGGATCGTTAATAATTGGAGATTAGATCAAGGGATTAATTCGATTAAATATGTGAAAAATGACCCTAAGCAAGGTGTTGTTATCACTATAGAGAACTTCGAGAAAATGGTTATGCCAGTAATTCTGGATGTAAAAACTAAAAGCGGAAAGGTAAATAGAGTAAAATTGCCGGTTGAAGTATGGCAAAGAAATAAGGAATGGTCTTTTAAACATAATTCTACTGAAGAGATTGAAAGTATTACTTTAGATCCAGATCACGTTTTCCCGGATAGTAATGAAGGGAATAACATTTGGACTGCTGATAAGGGTACAATTGAAAAAGACATCATTTTAGATGGTTATTTAGGAATTTATTCCAATCCGAATGCTCCAATAAAAATTGAGTTTACTGAGAAAAACAATGTTCTAAATGTGGAAATGACAGGTTATCCAAAAATTTCTGTGGAGCCAATAGGTAAAAATCTATTTGAATCTAAAAGAGCAGGTGTTAAATTTCAGTTCAATGAAAATCAGTCAGGTTTTGAATTGATTATAAGTGATTCTCAAAAGATTCCTTTTACAAAAGAAAAATAATAAATTCGACATAAACAAAAAACACCAGCTTGATGCTGGTGTTTTTTTATATAATAAAATGGGAATATAATATTATGCTGGAATTTGTTGACTCAAGCAATGCAAGGTTCCAAAACCCCATATCAAATCAATGGCACTGATTCCGATGATTTCTCTTTCAGGAAAACATTCCGCAAGTATGTTAAGCGCTTTACGATCATTAGGATCGTTGAATGTAGGTACTAAAACACATTTGTTCAATATCAAGAAATTTGCGTAACTCGCAGGCAATCTTAAATCTTCAAAATCAATTCTTTTAGGCATTGGTAAAGCCACAATTATGGGTGACTTTCCATTTTCTAATTTTGCATTTTGCAATCTTTTCAAATTGTCTTGTAACGGAGCGTAGTTACTGTCTTTTGGATCCGTTTCTACAATAGTTACAATCGTATCTTCATTTATAAAACGACATAAATCATCAATGTGTCCGTGAGTATCATCGCCTTCAACACCATCACCAAGCCAAATCACATTGGTGATTCCAAGGTATTCCTTGAAAACAGCTTCGTAATCCTCTTTGGTGAAATTGGGGTTGCGAACCTGAATATCGGGATGCATCAAGCATTCTTCCGATGTCAATAATGTTCCTTTTCCGTTGCTGTCTATAGCTCCACCTTCAACTATTACAGGCTTTCCTTTGTACATCACTTGTGTTAGTGGTACATCTAGAAAATTTGCTACTGTTGCAGGAACGTGTTTGTCCAGTTGGAAATTTTTATATTTTGCCCAACCGTTAAAATTGAAATTCAACGCTTCTCTTTTCTCACCGTTTTTAATTACAATAGGACCAGAATCACGCATCCAGCTTCTATTTGTTTTTTGGATTATAAACGAAATGTTATCAAGGTCAACGTGTGCCATTTCAAGCATTCCATTAACTTTCTCTTTTAACTTTTCATCGGCAACAACCAAAAATA includes the following:
- a CDS encoding GNAT family N-acetyltransferase, with the protein product MLSLNFSPFPNIETERLLLRRVDKKDVNEIFELRSNIETMKYIPRPIVKSIEEALEHIANIDEKIKANEGINWAITLKNDTRLIGIIGHYRIKPEHFRAEIGYMLLPEYNGKGIVTEAVNEVVNYGFNTMNLHSIEAIISPDNLASEKVLQKNGFIKEAYFKQNECFNGRFIDTVIYSLLKKP
- a CDS encoding agmatine/peptidylarginine deiminase — its product is MSTNNRRFPAEWENQQGILLCFPHNGKDWPGKYDAIQWAFVEFIKKIATYETVFLVVADEKLKEKVNGMLEMAHVDLDNISFIIQKTNRSWMRDSGPIVIKNGEKREALNFNFNGWAKYKNFQLDKHVPATVANFLDVPLTQVMYKGKPVIVEGGAIDSNGKGTLLTSEECLMHPDIQVRNPNFTKEDYEAVFKEYLGITNVIWLGDGVEGDDTHGHIDDLCRFINEDTIVTIVETDPKDSNYAPLQDNLKRLQNAKLENGKSPIIVALPMPKRIDFEDLRLPASYANFLILNKCVLVPTFNDPNDRKALNILAECFPEREIIGISAIDLIWGFGTLHCLSQQIPA
- a CDS encoding aldose 1-epimerase family protein, which produces MNTTLTQGKFSAVINHKGAELISFKKNSKEYIWNGNPEFWAKHSPVLFPIVGTLKDNTYSYNETEYHLSRHGFARDMLFERVDHKENSATFSLKSNEITLKQYPFEFELLIIYTLQQSSLCIQYKVINNTNSKMPFSIGAHPAFSLAGTFDDYSLQFEKEETLEYHLLENGLITNQIKKINLKDRMIPLKYQLFKDDALVFKKLESKTVTILENNSPILRVNFEDFPNLGIWTLENAPFLCIEPWFGYSNTIESSGDLFEKEGIQLLDSSESFEAKFSINIL
- a CDS encoding M1 family metallopeptidase, which codes for MKINCFKGLFQMALLLGISSLSAQQVPVTAAKNTPISNYDYHDAFGPLFYTKNATSTRSASGQPGAEYWQNRADYQITAKLNEKNNEIIGTDIITYTNNSPDKMSFLWMNVDQNLFKEDSRGNAIVPLTGSRNGAQGQVFDGGHKIKSVKVVSISNGKTTEANAKFIITDTRMQVFLPQELKAKGGSVKIKIDFSYISPEEGSDRTGVLETKNGKIFTIAQWYPRMCVYDDVRGWNTNPYLGASEFYLEYGDFDVNITAPSNHIVVCSGELLNPTAVYSTVEQNRLAQAKQSDKTVFIRTADEVAISSKNVSTTTKTWHYNIKNARDVSWASSAAFILDGAKINLPSGKKSLALSVYPVESEGNDAWGRSTEYTKASIENYSKRWLEYPYPSATNVAGNEGGMEYPGIVFCSWESKGADLWGVTDHEFGHIWFPMIVGSNERLFAWMDEGFNTFINSLSGADFNNGEFKEEAADLHQRAETYTSPNLETIMSSPDNMKEGNIGLLCYSKPSSGLVILREQVLGPERFDLAFRTYIDRWAYKHPTPDDFFRTMENVAGEDLSWFWRGWIVNNWRLDQGINSIKYVKNDPKQGVVITIENFEKMVMPVILDVKTKSGKVNRVKLPVEVWQRNKEWSFKHNSTEEIESITLDPDHVFPDSNEGNNIWTADKGTIEKDIILDGYLGIYSNPNAPIKIEFTEKNNVLNVEMTGYPKISVEPIGKNLFESKRAGVKFQFNENQSGFELIISDSQKIPFTKEK